The Spirosoma foliorum genome has a window encoding:
- a CDS encoding SGNH/GDSL hydrolase family protein, with product MRKIKVSATIGYMVLLLMYVPTGLAVAQNKPQPVSESPTAPFELKNGDRVVFLGNSLFENDFQYGYLELALTTRWPDRDVTYRNLGWAGDNVFGVARGTITNPPTAYELLMEHITKAQPTVVFLAYGGIEAQDGEAGLPAFKEGLTKLLDKIDALGARAVLVSPIPILTADSTGSLALRNAMLELYSSAIAKMAADRGKRFVDIFKPIQEIKQKAALTENGIHLNAMGYYQLATILEKGLGLPPRSEPISITISKAGAETTAPVKILSSGADLQFTINERYLPLPLPKENSKPTVPGQIMKISGLKKGFYTLTADNEEVITASASKWAEGVDISQGPSFEQAHELQQMILKKNDLFFFQYRPPNTTYIVGMRAHEQGRHTKGLEDQSIIIKWLEGQIALIRAPKSKTYQLTLLK from the coding sequence ATGAGAAAGATTAAGGTATCGGCCACGATCGGGTATATGGTACTGTTGTTAATGTACGTACCGACTGGGCTGGCCGTTGCTCAGAATAAACCGCAACCTGTTTCCGAATCTCCCACGGCTCCTTTCGAACTTAAAAACGGAGACCGGGTGGTTTTTCTGGGGAACTCCCTGTTTGAGAATGATTTTCAGTATGGTTATCTGGAGTTGGCACTGACAACCCGATGGCCCGATCGTGATGTTACCTATCGGAATCTGGGTTGGGCTGGGGATAATGTGTTTGGGGTAGCCCGAGGCACTATTACCAATCCGCCTACTGCCTATGAGTTGTTGATGGAGCATATTACCAAGGCGCAGCCAACCGTCGTGTTTCTGGCTTACGGAGGTATTGAAGCCCAGGATGGCGAAGCGGGTCTACCTGCTTTTAAGGAAGGTTTAACAAAGCTGCTTGACAAAATTGACGCACTTGGTGCCAGAGCGGTACTCGTATCGCCAATTCCAATCCTCACCGCTGACTCAACGGGTAGTCTTGCGCTACGTAACGCTATGCTCGAACTGTACTCGTCGGCAATCGCGAAGATGGCCGCAGATCGGGGCAAGCGGTTTGTCGACATTTTTAAACCGATTCAGGAGATCAAACAGAAGGCGGCCTTAACCGAAAACGGTATTCACCTGAATGCAATGGGCTATTATCAGCTGGCCACTATTCTGGAAAAAGGCCTGGGGCTTCCACCTAGATCGGAACCGATTTCGATAACGATTTCTAAAGCGGGTGCCGAAACAACAGCGCCTGTTAAAATTCTGAGTTCTGGTGCCGATCTGCAGTTTACGATTAATGAACGTTACCTGCCACTACCACTGCCGAAGGAAAACTCGAAGCCAACAGTGCCTGGGCAGATCATGAAGATTAGCGGTCTCAAAAAAGGATTTTATACACTCACTGCCGATAACGAGGAAGTGATAACGGCTTCGGCCAGCAAATGGGCAGAAGGGGTCGATATTAGTCAGGGGCCTTCTTTTGAGCAGGCACACGAACTGCAACAGATGATTCTGAAAAAGAATGACTTGTTTTTCTTTCAATATCGCCCACCGAACACAACTTACATTGTAGGTATGCGTGCGCATGAGCAAGGCCGGCATACGAAAGGGCTCGAAGACCAAAGTATTATCATTAAATGGCTGGAGGGGCAGATTGCCTTGATTCGTGCGCCCAAATCAAAAACCTATCAACTTACCCTTTTAAAGTAG
- the porU2 gene encoding putative type IX secretion system sortase PorU2, with protein MKKGLLLLVFISTCLTSHAQRIFGNEWIKPNQKYLKFSVNQAGVYRVGYDDLKAIDPAFVQTNPINWQLFFRGQEVAIRVVGQQDGVFNTQDYVEFYGEGNDGSQDSLLYRPQKRLHPYQTLYSDKAAYFLTSSPTLAGKRMPELTTSAQGLTPEAFHIEETVQAFTSDYTFNNLKGVEPAIQESYFEPGEGWSGPMLTKDSVGIVRVNFTNRVNTTAFPIALEGMINGRDNTFSRQIQVSTPSTQIATLTVSGFASQTFQSTINPTTLQNEQLTLRFTPQKIDLTNNFSITYVKVNYPQAVDMAGQTSKVFHIPANARQSALLSLKNGTQPTIAYDITDKINCRYITAQTSGDQTLIVASETTKKRDVFVTSKTLKPLTIQVAHFSSTFAASTTYLIITHASLKQSANTYAAYRASEAGGGHKPLIVEADSLFDQFNYGDRSPLALRRFADYMLANTAVKNLLLIGRACSYPYLVKTTPNDLVPTIGYPGSDILLTAGLNGFPTNTHAIPTGRLNVTTNDQVLAYLDKVKQLEGATANDLWRKHIIHISGGKTKDEAQSLRTALTGVGNIYTNGQLGGEISAFSKSTTNEVEYINISPLVNDGVSMITFFGHAGPSVTDMNFGFASPPENGFANTRYPLLIFNGCGVGEIFSNFTTMSTDWLLTPNKGAAIVLAHSYWSYEQPTTQYLTKLYSILYTDATSLGTPFGKVQQQVNLALDKAGNDPYNISVALEMILQGDPAVVLYPLPNPDFSVDPKGMYLQSSVIGSSIQSSDSLRVVMPMANLGKFVAGQSVSVSLKKTTSSGTTTIPLGFTAFRYRDTLVYTIRKDETLQKLELTIDPSNQITELSKTNNTSTLTIDWSQAQNGSSYPLQALPDRITPEINVFIDGAIKENKAVVRINPELEIFIHDENPLSPKDSTAVDVYLKSCSGCDPQKLSAKTFSVSAVSANQLQVKTTLSLQAGGAYQLIVFGKDAAGNRTQPPYTLDIVTLANDQAITLKTYPNPASTYVKFELNLNVLELPAESRLTIYNQTGVPVFNDTFSIATGKNLLLWQGMNPGLYPYSLKLTWKDGRTEVHTGKVSWQP; from the coding sequence ATGAAAAAAGGACTACTATTACTTGTATTCATTAGTACTTGCCTGACCTCACACGCCCAGCGCATCTTCGGGAATGAGTGGATAAAGCCGAACCAGAAATACCTAAAATTTTCGGTCAATCAGGCGGGCGTTTACCGAGTTGGGTATGACGACCTTAAAGCCATTGATCCTGCCTTTGTTCAAACCAATCCCATAAACTGGCAGCTCTTTTTTAGGGGCCAGGAGGTAGCTATTCGGGTAGTAGGCCAGCAGGATGGCGTGTTTAATACGCAGGATTATGTAGAGTTTTACGGAGAAGGGAATGATGGGAGTCAGGATTCGCTCCTGTACCGACCGCAAAAACGCTTGCACCCTTATCAAACACTCTATTCCGATAAAGCGGCTTATTTCCTGACCAGCAGCCCTACGTTGGCAGGCAAACGGATGCCCGAGTTAACGACTTCGGCACAAGGGCTTACGCCCGAAGCCTTTCATATCGAAGAAACCGTACAGGCGTTCACCAGCGATTATACCTTTAACAATTTAAAAGGCGTGGAGCCCGCCATTCAGGAAAGCTATTTTGAACCGGGAGAAGGCTGGTCGGGGCCGATGTTGACCAAAGATTCGGTAGGTATTGTCCGGGTGAATTTCACCAATCGCGTCAACACAACTGCCTTTCCAATTGCGCTCGAAGGCATGATCAATGGCCGGGATAACACATTTAGTCGCCAGATTCAGGTATCTACCCCCTCAACGCAAATTGCCACGTTAACGGTATCAGGATTCGCGTCGCAAACTTTTCAGTCGACGATTAATCCGACAACCCTTCAGAACGAACAATTAACCCTACGGTTTACTCCTCAAAAAATCGACCTTACCAACAACTTCTCCATTACGTATGTAAAAGTAAATTATCCCCAGGCAGTGGATATGGCAGGTCAGACGAGTAAGGTCTTTCATATACCCGCGAACGCACGCCAGTCCGCTTTGCTTTCGCTCAAAAATGGAACTCAGCCAACCATTGCTTATGACATTACAGACAAAATCAATTGTCGGTATATAACGGCGCAAACGTCAGGCGATCAGACACTGATCGTTGCCAGCGAAACAACTAAAAAACGAGACGTTTTCGTAACCAGTAAAACGCTTAAACCACTTACGATTCAGGTTGCTCACTTTTCGAGCACGTTTGCGGCTTCCACTACGTACTTAATTATTACCCACGCATCGCTCAAACAATCGGCAAACACCTACGCGGCTTATCGGGCATCGGAAGCTGGGGGTGGTCACAAACCACTTATCGTTGAAGCCGACTCTCTGTTCGATCAGTTTAATTACGGGGACCGAAGCCCGCTGGCGCTTCGCCGTTTCGCCGATTACATGCTGGCCAATACAGCCGTCAAAAATTTACTCTTGATTGGCCGAGCCTGTAGCTATCCTTATCTGGTTAAAACGACCCCCAACGATCTGGTACCAACGATTGGTTACCCTGGGTCAGATATTCTGCTGACGGCCGGCTTAAATGGCTTTCCGACCAATACCCACGCTATTCCAACCGGGCGCTTAAACGTAACGACGAACGACCAGGTACTGGCCTATCTCGACAAAGTAAAACAACTGGAAGGGGCAACAGCCAATGACCTATGGCGCAAACACATCATTCACATTAGTGGTGGCAAAACAAAAGACGAAGCCCAAAGTCTGCGCACAGCCCTGACTGGCGTCGGCAACATATACACGAACGGGCAATTAGGGGGTGAAATCAGTGCATTCAGCAAAAGCACAACCAATGAAGTAGAGTACATTAACATCAGCCCGCTTGTGAATGATGGCGTTAGTATGATCACGTTTTTTGGCCATGCCGGACCATCTGTGACTGATATGAACTTCGGTTTTGCCTCCCCGCCCGAAAACGGATTTGCGAATACGCGTTACCCATTACTGATTTTTAACGGCTGTGGCGTAGGCGAGATTTTTTCCAACTTCACAACGATGTCTACAGACTGGCTGCTAACCCCTAACAAAGGCGCAGCTATTGTATTAGCGCATTCGTACTGGAGTTACGAGCAACCAACAACGCAGTACCTGACCAAACTTTATTCGATTCTGTACACCGATGCGACATCCCTGGGAACGCCGTTTGGTAAAGTGCAGCAACAAGTAAATTTAGCGCTGGACAAAGCTGGGAATGACCCATATAATATATCGGTAGCCCTGGAAATGATTCTACAGGGCGATCCGGCGGTAGTTCTATATCCGTTGCCCAACCCTGATTTTTCGGTCGATCCGAAAGGGATGTATCTCCAATCATCGGTGATCGGTAGTTCTATCCAAAGCAGCGATTCGCTGCGAGTTGTTATGCCAATGGCGAACTTAGGAAAGTTCGTTGCAGGCCAGTCAGTATCGGTGTCGCTCAAGAAAACGACCAGTAGTGGCACCACAACTATTCCGCTAGGATTTACAGCGTTTCGCTACCGCGACACACTGGTTTATACCATCCGCAAAGACGAAACGCTGCAAAAACTTGAGTTGACCATCGACCCCAGCAATCAGATTACCGAACTCAGCAAAACCAACAATACCTCCACCTTAACCATCGACTGGTCGCAGGCCCAAAATGGGAGTAGTTACCCGCTACAAGCCCTCCCCGATCGGATTACTCCCGAGATCAACGTATTTATTGATGGGGCGATCAAAGAGAATAAAGCTGTTGTTCGTATAAATCCCGAATTAGAGATTTTTATCCACGACGAGAATCCGCTATCGCCCAAAGACAGCACTGCCGTTGATGTATACCTGAAGAGTTGTTCAGGCTGCGATCCACAAAAATTGTCGGCAAAGACCTTTTCTGTTTCGGCGGTTTCCGCCAATCAGCTTCAGGTAAAGACCACCTTATCACTCCAGGCTGGGGGTGCTTATCAACTTATCGTATTTGGGAAAGATGCAGCTGGCAATCGGACCCAACCGCCTTATACACTCGACATCGTTACACTGGCTAACGATCAGGCAATTACGCTGAAGACTTATCCTAACCCCGCCAGTACGTATGTGAAGTTTGAGTTGAATCTGAACGTACTGGAGTTGCCTGCCGAATCCCGACTGACAATTTACAATCAAACGGGCGTTCCGGTTTTCAATGATACGTTTTCGATAGCAACGGGGAAAAATCTGTTACTCTGGCAGGGTATGAACCCTGGCTTGTATCCGTATTCACTAAAATTAACCTGGAAAGATGGCCGAACCGAAGTGCATACGGGTAAAGTCAGCTGGCAGCCCTAG
- a CDS encoding asparagine synthase-related protein: MSGIAGMIRFDGQSVSPTDRTRIIERLKHRGKFALQEISQGVLMTFGGRLETSKSAPLYAAVDADVFVPEAPEQPFVTNFALEGPKSFNRLNADFATVIWDDNLRQLFCARDPLGIKPLYYVHKPGHFFAFASEIKALLALQQVSVKPNQHKYREYLTWTTAYVPYSAETFYEGIYSVLPGHYLQVTSERVDIHAYWQLDLQRFSQLDSETYSSLFHNYFVSAVANRIKGKSLVGAHLSGGLDSSSTSSVAQYLLTQRHQTFLHTFNIDTEQPEADEQEYVDAFLDQWCSQHHRVRPIDDVLDSILTINRLFDRPEHFIIPSSFHLSVSEEARQAGCDILLTGHDGDSTIPTGFDLLDELLDAEDWEQLQTACQQIISVRGSTMGALSPNWDSLTEQARYEKYVLSIIGSDLKKRLNKHAGISFLSSLRDQKRIFGLSSTAILTYLAKRVQDKLNHRSLINNAFSADFKARVPLRPQQSTKELVTSISTEHRVPIEQILHTTNVICNEQLNHIGAYYGHQYSFPFFDKNIIELGLATPLGVHFDKGRGRGLIRHGLNKLLPPEITSRVTKANFVEYSTLSAQQLYQATHEQFSQPSHPIWEVIDQKVFSNLVTIVFNPNFPVRKKTRYNWLVSRIIYLALWLSSIRQGS, translated from the coding sequence ATGAGTGGCATCGCAGGAATGATTCGATTTGATGGACAGAGCGTATCGCCAACAGATCGTACCCGTATCATAGAACGCTTAAAACATCGGGGAAAATTTGCGCTTCAGGAGATTTCTCAAGGTGTATTGATGACTTTTGGCGGGCGCCTTGAGACTAGTAAGTCGGCCCCACTTTACGCTGCTGTCGATGCTGACGTATTTGTCCCAGAAGCGCCAGAGCAACCATTCGTCACCAATTTTGCGCTAGAAGGCCCCAAGTCATTCAACCGACTTAACGCCGATTTTGCTACGGTTATTTGGGATGATAACCTACGGCAGCTTTTCTGCGCTCGGGACCCGCTTGGTATAAAACCTCTTTACTATGTACACAAGCCTGGGCATTTTTTTGCCTTTGCTTCAGAGATCAAAGCCTTATTGGCACTTCAGCAAGTTTCGGTAAAGCCCAACCAGCACAAGTACCGTGAGTATCTGACCTGGACTACGGCCTATGTACCTTATAGTGCCGAAACTTTCTACGAAGGTATTTACAGCGTTTTGCCTGGCCACTACCTTCAGGTAACCTCGGAACGTGTTGACATTCATGCCTATTGGCAACTTGATCTACAACGGTTTAGCCAGCTAGACTCCGAAACCTATTCGTCCTTATTTCATAACTATTTCGTGTCGGCGGTCGCTAACCGCATAAAAGGAAAAAGTCTTGTAGGCGCCCATCTGAGTGGTGGACTGGATTCCTCATCGACCAGCAGTGTTGCCCAGTACTTATTGACCCAACGGCATCAAACATTTCTGCATACGTTTAACATTGATACAGAACAGCCCGAAGCCGATGAACAGGAATATGTAGACGCTTTTCTTGATCAATGGTGTTCGCAACATCATCGGGTTCGTCCAATAGATGATGTACTGGATTCGATATTGACCATCAATCGACTATTCGATCGGCCAGAGCATTTTATAATTCCTTCGAGTTTCCATCTGAGTGTTTCAGAGGAAGCTCGGCAGGCTGGCTGCGATATTTTGTTAACGGGCCACGATGGCGACAGTACCATTCCAACTGGTTTTGACCTTCTGGACGAGCTTCTTGACGCAGAGGATTGGGAACAGTTACAAACTGCCTGTCAACAGATAATTTCAGTGCGGGGAAGCACTATGGGTGCTCTAAGCCCTAACTGGGATTCCTTAACTGAGCAGGCCAGGTATGAAAAATACGTATTGTCAATTATCGGAAGCGATCTAAAAAAACGGCTCAACAAACACGCCGGAATTTCTTTTCTTAGCTCGCTCCGTGATCAGAAACGCATTTTTGGTCTTTCCTCAACCGCTATCCTTACTTATTTGGCCAAACGAGTTCAGGATAAACTAAATCATCGCTCACTCATCAATAACGCGTTCAGCGCTGATTTTAAAGCGCGCGTTCCCCTGCGCCCACAACAGTCAACGAAGGAGCTGGTTACGTCCATATCGACAGAGCACCGAGTGCCTATCGAGCAAATTCTTCATACAACGAATGTTATCTGCAACGAGCAGCTGAATCATATCGGTGCCTATTACGGTCACCAGTATTCATTCCCGTTTTTCGACAAAAACATCATTGAATTAGGACTGGCTACACCATTGGGAGTTCATTTCGACAAAGGACGCGGCCGGGGATTGATTCGGCATGGCCTGAACAAGCTTTTACCGCCAGAGATCACGTCGCGCGTGACAAAAGCCAACTTCGTTGAATATAGTACCTTATCGGCCCAACAACTTTATCAGGCAACGCACGAGCAGTTTAGCCAGCCTAGCCACCCAATCTGGGAAGTCATTGATCAGAAAGTATTTTCTAACCTTGTTACCATTGTTTTCAATCCGAATTTCCCCGTCAGAAAAAAAACCCGCTATAACTGGCTGGTCAGTCGAATTATTTATCTAGCCCTCTGGCTTAGCTCGATCCGGCAGGGAAGTTAA
- a CDS encoding nucleotidyltransferase family protein has protein sequence MSTSHSPEIQVLLIACAVELSEAKKATLNQFLERNPINWDRLYTLAVRHKVAPFLYRTLQEIPATPESLLATLQNDCRTIATDNLLKLHQYKLLAKRFADHDIDHFPLKGIFLASSCYPDSSLRGIGDLDVLVAKDAVFKSVRLLKADDYHLDQKSTLYMQYDEKVMFSDLYEVSLFKPFFNNSGFDLDLHWEFICFNKQYKVFSLPEIRSRSALSIEYQIVLTVTHHGVTGIWQTISYVNDLYFLVNNRPIDWAWLLQEFRHYGLDQIFLVGLFWCQQIWELPLPPTIQEMLTAKRIQLLAEEYSKNWETSEAIASSKLILGQLTFFLKAQTQFSKRLKVLLTFGTSRIIRYSTFKIGKRTIYIPKQLGFITVFIRAIRSFLRFIPAFR, from the coding sequence ATGAGTACAAGCCACTCGCCCGAAATTCAAGTGCTTCTGATAGCGTGCGCAGTGGAATTGTCAGAAGCGAAAAAAGCTACCCTTAATCAGTTTTTAGAGCGGAATCCTATAAACTGGGACCGACTATATACGCTGGCAGTTCGTCATAAAGTGGCTCCGTTTTTATACCGAACACTTCAGGAAATACCGGCTACCCCTGAATCATTGCTAGCTACGTTACAAAATGATTGTCGGACCATTGCCACGGATAATTTACTGAAGTTGCATCAATATAAGTTGCTGGCAAAACGATTCGCTGACCACGATATTGATCATTTTCCCCTTAAAGGAATTTTCCTGGCTTCCAGTTGCTACCCTGATAGTAGTCTTAGAGGTATTGGTGATTTAGATGTGTTGGTGGCGAAGGATGCTGTTTTTAAAAGCGTACGACTTTTAAAAGCGGATGACTACCATCTGGATCAGAAATCTACGCTCTACATGCAGTATGATGAGAAGGTTATGTTTTCCGATCTATATGAAGTTAGCCTGTTTAAGCCCTTTTTTAATAACAGCGGTTTCGACCTCGATCTACATTGGGAATTTATATGCTTTAATAAGCAATATAAAGTTTTCTCGTTACCGGAAATTCGGTCCAGATCAGCATTATCGATAGAGTATCAGATTGTGTTGACCGTGACGCATCATGGCGTCACGGGAATTTGGCAAACGATAAGTTATGTAAATGACCTCTATTTCTTAGTGAATAATCGGCCAATTGATTGGGCCTGGTTGCTACAGGAGTTTCGCCATTATGGGCTCGATCAGATCTTTCTGGTAGGCTTATTCTGGTGTCAACAGATTTGGGAATTGCCGTTGCCGCCAACCATTCAGGAAATGCTGACCGCCAAGCGGATTCAGTTATTGGCCGAAGAGTACTCGAAAAATTGGGAAACTAGCGAGGCTATTGCTTCCAGTAAGCTCATTCTAGGTCAACTAACATTTTTTCTTAAAGCACAGACGCAATTTAGCAAGCGACTAAAAGTATTATTGACGTTTGGGACCAGTCGAATAATCCGCTATAGTACATTTAAGATTGGTAAGCGTACCATTTACATACCCAAACAATTAGGGTTTATTACGGTATTCATTCGGGCCATTCGCTCGTTTCTGCGCTTTATCCCAGCTTTTCGGTAG
- a CDS encoding serine kinase, with translation MDLITHYYSAYGLTLGSQIHLPPLTEIEPCPVDVFVKLEKIPSTPPLQPTKIYRAGLQAEFAQTSIQELWLNWGPRLAFKVVNGNEIILDTNQTDEELLSLFTLSEALGLILFQRGYFLLHGSAIQLNGKGVVFLGEPGAGKSTTVAAFAQKGVSVISDDMVCIQISKTEPPVVRPAFPQIKIWENAVNGLQLKKDGLTSVREGVNKFSWHDSSSFTEKAVPLDRIFVLTAPNESTNTYSQVPQHQIPIELLAYFPLADAMLKGEPLKNFFEKSILMAHAVSITKMSRPADFVQLYAFVDNLKANS, from the coding sequence ATGGACTTGATAACGCATTATTATTCGGCATATGGGCTAACGCTTGGTTCCCAGATACATCTTCCCCCTCTTACAGAAATAGAGCCTTGCCCTGTTGATGTATTCGTTAAACTAGAGAAAATCCCTTCGACTCCACCATTACAGCCGACAAAAATTTACCGGGCAGGGCTACAGGCTGAATTTGCCCAAACTAGTATTCAGGAGTTATGGCTGAACTGGGGACCTCGGCTGGCATTCAAGGTTGTGAATGGCAACGAAATAATCCTGGACACCAATCAAACCGACGAAGAGTTACTCTCACTATTTACATTAAGCGAAGCACTTGGTTTAATTCTGTTTCAGCGGGGCTACTTTTTGTTGCATGGTAGTGCTATTCAACTCAACGGTAAAGGAGTTGTCTTTTTAGGCGAACCGGGAGCTGGAAAATCAACTACCGTGGCAGCTTTTGCTCAAAAGGGTGTAAGTGTCATTAGCGACGACATGGTCTGTATCCAAATTAGTAAAACGGAGCCACCTGTTGTGAGACCGGCTTTTCCGCAGATCAAAATCTGGGAAAATGCAGTAAACGGATTACAATTGAAAAAAGATGGGTTGACTTCTGTTCGGGAAGGTGTTAATAAATTCTCCTGGCATGATTCAAGTTCGTTTACTGAAAAGGCTGTACCGTTGGACCGAATTTTTGTTTTAACAGCCCCCAATGAGTCTACGAATACCTATAGCCAGGTTCCGCAGCACCAGATACCGATTGAACTACTTGCTTATTTCCCGTTAGCTGACGCAATGCTAAAAGGTGAACCCTTGAAGAATTTTTTTGAGAAAAGCATTCTGATGGCTCACGCCGTTTCGATAACCAAGATGAGTCGGCCGGCCGATTTTGTGCAGTTGTATGCGTTTGTTGACAACCTAAAAGCAAATTCATAG
- a CDS encoding PqqD family peptide modification chaperone — MSIIADTKIQLVPNQSSSVLGKETILLNYELGNYYELNEVGGFIWSLLQDEKTMSISEIQERMLDEFDVEPSVCHEELMLFVENLLKEKLIEVVA; from the coding sequence ATGTCTATTATAGCTGATACAAAAATTCAATTAGTACCTAATCAATCTTCATCCGTTCTGGGGAAGGAGACGATATTGTTAAACTATGAGTTAGGTAACTATTACGAACTGAACGAAGTAGGCGGGTTTATCTGGTCGCTTTTACAAGACGAGAAAACGATGTCTATTAGTGAAATTCAGGAAAGAATGCTTGACGAATTTGATGTTGAGCCGTCAGTTTGTCATGAAGAGCTAATGCTATTTGTAGAAAATCTTTTGAAAGAGAAACTTATTGAAGTGGTAGCCTAA
- a CDS encoding T9SS type A sorting domain-containing protein has protein sequence MIRKLLLLVLLGMCSGYAALAQDPSASGVVINPNPIQTGQPGSITVSFGNGSSAAIPQSAAVTYTVEIPKNIGIVSYSLTVPTGSTNTTGNLAVTQTSSATSVILQITSPSAGIPGDAIYDLIISMGGFAPTSSPNPRVTANAAGTGLTATNVIDNDNSSAQLVVQGPMPVALVSFSAKAQEDHTVSLAWTTSLETNNKGFLVERSKDLKAFEKVGEVTELGANSTGLKNYNLADLTPYQGTSYYRLTQIDLNGKTTVFQDKIVSVVLRDGAYGVFPNPVISDQQFRLSLDEPETAQISFYGADGRVLPFQKVGVESGSLLLKVTGKLSTGVYILTVGERGLTRKHRLVVE, from the coding sequence ATGATCAGGAAACTTTTACTTTTAGTCTTACTGGGTATGTGTAGCGGTTATGCTGCCCTGGCGCAAGACCCTTCAGCATCGGGGGTTGTTATTAATCCCAACCCTATTCAGACTGGGCAACCCGGCAGTATTACGGTTAGTTTTGGTAATGGAAGTTCGGCGGCAATTCCTCAAAGTGCCGCAGTTACATACACGGTTGAAATTCCCAAAAATATCGGTATAGTCTCTTATTCGCTGACAGTCCCTACTGGTTCAACGAACACAACTGGTAATCTAGCGGTAACACAAACCAGCAGTGCTACTAGTGTTATCCTTCAAATAACCAGCCCATCGGCGGGTATTCCAGGCGACGCTATTTACGATTTGATTATTTCTATGGGTGGTTTTGCACCCACTTCTTCCCCTAACCCTAGAGTAACTGCCAATGCTGCAGGTACTGGTTTAACTGCTACTAACGTTATAGACAATGATAATTCCAGTGCGCAGTTAGTTGTTCAAGGTCCAATGCCTGTTGCGTTAGTGTCTTTCTCGGCGAAGGCCCAGGAAGATCATACCGTGAGCCTGGCCTGGACGACCTCCCTGGAAACCAACAACAAAGGCTTTTTAGTGGAACGCAGCAAAGACCTGAAAGCTTTTGAGAAAGTGGGGGAGGTGACCGAATTAGGCGCTAACAGCACGGGACTGAAAAACTACAACCTGGCCGACCTTACCCCTTATCAGGGAACCAGTTACTACCGATTGACCCAGATTGATCTGAACGGCAAGACGACGGTTTTCCAGGATAAGATTGTGTCGGTGGTACTGCGGGATGGGGCCTATGGGGTGTTCCCTAACCCCGTAATCAGCGATCAGCAGTTCCGGCTGAGTCTGGATGAGCCAGAGACCGCCCAGATCAGTTTTTATGGTGCCGATGGTCGAGTTCTTCCTTTCCAGAAGGTGGGAGTTGAATCAGGGAGTTTGTTGTTGAAGGTGACAGGCAAGCTGTCGACGGGCGTGTACATACTAACGGTGGGTGAGCGGGGGTTGACTCGTAAACATCGTTTAGTTGTCGAATAG